The following coding sequences lie in one Pseudomonas monsensis genomic window:
- the tssI gene encoding type VI secretion system Vgr family protein, with translation MFAPANETHFALTIEGLSADFQVFTLTGREAISQPFVFEVELVSEQPSLDLETLLHKPAFLQLSPDGSGIHGQIYRAAQGDSGKRLTRYSVTLRPQLSYLAHRVNQRIFQNLSVPKIIGMVLEEHGIQSNAYEFKTGSIYPERIYCVQYDESDLHFIQRLCEEEGIHYHFQHSATAHKLVFGDDQTVFPKLKPVTYQQDSGMVASNPVIKRFDLRLETRTSRTTRRDYDFEKPRITLESENRGDALPDLEDYDYPGRFIDRERGKHLAKRALERHRSDFQLAEGKSDQPLLVSGHFLALTEHPKAKWNDLWLLTEVLHEGKQPQVLEESVTSDTTALKDDFHQGYRNRFQATPWDVPNRPPLRHPKPRILGSQSAVVTGPKGEEIHCDQYGRVKVQFHWDREGQADDKTSCWLRVSSAWAGAQYGGIAIPRIGMEVLVTFLEGDPDQPLISGCLYHKENTVPYALPANKTRSTFKTLSSMGGGGYNELRIEDKKGQEQIYLHAQRDWDENIEHDQKIRVGNERHDTVEKNSYTEFKAEEHHTVYADRKVEARANDHLTVGVNQHIKIGTGQFIDAGQEIHLSSGMKVVMEAGAELTLIGGGSFIKIDAGGVTLSGPVINMNSGGSPGSGTGAAPLMPGILKQADADKAGQVLTPAQINTLKRNAPFCEECEKCKAGACAI, from the coding sequence ATGTTCGCGCCGGCCAATGAAACCCACTTTGCCCTGACCATCGAAGGGCTCTCTGCCGATTTTCAGGTATTTACCCTGACCGGCCGGGAAGCCATCAGCCAGCCTTTTGTGTTCGAGGTGGAACTGGTCAGTGAGCAGCCGTCGCTGGACCTCGAAACCCTGCTGCACAAACCGGCCTTCCTGCAACTGTCGCCCGATGGCAGCGGCATCCACGGCCAGATCTATCGCGCCGCCCAGGGCGATTCCGGCAAACGCCTGACGCGTTATTCGGTGACCCTGCGCCCGCAACTGTCGTACCTGGCGCATCGCGTCAACCAGCGCATCTTCCAGAACCTCAGCGTGCCGAAAATCATTGGCATGGTCCTCGAAGAGCACGGCATCCAGAGCAACGCCTACGAATTCAAGACCGGTTCGATCTATCCCGAGCGCATCTACTGCGTGCAATACGATGAATCGGACCTGCATTTCATCCAGCGCCTGTGCGAGGAAGAAGGTATTCACTACCACTTCCAGCACAGCGCCACGGCGCACAAGCTCGTCTTCGGCGATGACCAGACGGTGTTCCCGAAACTCAAGCCTGTGACCTACCAGCAAGACTCCGGCATGGTCGCCAGCAACCCGGTGATCAAGCGTTTCGACCTGCGCCTGGAAACCCGCACCAGCCGCACCACCCGCCGCGACTACGACTTCGAAAAACCACGCATCACCCTCGAAAGCGAAAACCGCGGCGACGCCCTGCCCGACCTCGAAGACTACGACTATCCCGGTCGTTTCATCGACCGCGAGCGCGGCAAGCACTTGGCCAAACGCGCCCTCGAACGCCACCGCAGCGACTTTCAGCTCGCCGAAGGCAAGAGCGATCAGCCACTGCTGGTCAGCGGCCATTTCCTCGCCCTGACCGAGCACCCGAAGGCCAAGTGGAACGACCTGTGGCTGCTCACCGAAGTCTTGCATGAAGGTAAGCAACCGCAAGTGCTCGAAGAGTCGGTGACCAGCGACACCACGGCATTGAAAGACGATTTCCATCAGGGCTATCGCAACCGTTTTCAGGCCACCCCGTGGGACGTGCCCAACCGCCCACCGCTGCGCCACCCGAAACCGCGCATCCTCGGCAGCCAGAGCGCCGTGGTCACCGGCCCCAAAGGCGAAGAGATCCATTGCGACCAGTACGGCCGTGTCAAAGTCCAGTTCCACTGGGACCGCGAAGGCCAGGCCGACGACAAGACCAGTTGCTGGCTGCGCGTCTCCAGCGCCTGGGCCGGCGCCCAGTATGGCGGCATCGCCATCCCGCGCATCGGCATGGAAGTGCTGGTCACCTTCCTTGAAGGCGACCCCGATCAACCGCTGATCAGCGGCTGCCTGTACCACAAGGAAAACACCGTCCCGTACGCCCTGCCGGCGAACAAGACCCGCAGCACCTTCAAGACCCTCAGCTCGATGGGCGGTGGCGGCTACAACGAACTGCGCATCGAAGACAAAAAAGGTCAGGAGCAGATCTACCTGCACGCCCAGCGCGACTGGGACGAGAACATCGAGCACGACCAGAAAATCCGCGTCGGCAACGAACGCCACGACACCGTCGAAAAAAACAGCTACACGGAATTCAAGGCCGAAGAACACCACACCGTCTACGCCGACCGTAAAGTCGAAGCCCGCGCCAACGACCACCTCACCGTAGGCGTCAATCAGCACATCAAGATCGGCACCGGCCAGTTCATCGACGCGGGGCAGGAAATCCACCTCAGCAGCGGCATGAAAGTGGTGATGGAAGCAGGCGCAGAACTGACCCTGATCGGCGGCGGCAGCTTCATCAAGATCGACGCCGGCGGCGTGACCCTGAGCGGCCCGGTGATCAACATGAACTCCGGCGGCAGCCCCGGCAGCGGCACCGGCGCCGCCCCGCTAATGCCCGGCATCCTCAAACAAGCCGACGCCGACAAGGCCGGCCAGGTCCTGACCCCGGCCCAGATCAACACCCTCAAACGCAACGCGCCGTTCTGCGAAGAATGCGAAAAATGCAAGGCAGGTGCCTGTGCCATCTGA
- a CDS encoding Hcp family type VI secretion system effector, which yields MATPAYMSVTGEKQGLITAGAFTADSVGNTYQEGHEDQVMVQAFTHDVIIPRDPQSGQPTGQRVHKPVVITKVYDKASPLLQAALTSGERMSEIVIQWYRTSAQGTQEHYYTTKLEDAIIVAINNKMHNCQDPGNAHFTHLEEVQFTYRKITWTHEVSGTSGSDDWRAPVV from the coding sequence ATGGCAACACCAGCGTACATGTCGGTTACCGGCGAAAAACAAGGCCTGATCACTGCCGGCGCTTTCACCGCCGACTCCGTTGGCAACACCTACCAGGAAGGCCACGAAGACCAGGTTATGGTTCAGGCTTTCACCCACGACGTGATCATCCCGCGTGACCCACAATCCGGTCAGCCAACCGGTCAGCGCGTGCACAAGCCAGTTGTGATCACCAAGGTCTACGACAAGGCTTCGCCTCTGCTGCAAGCCGCTCTGACCTCCGGCGAGCGCATGAGCGAAATCGTTATCCAGTGGTACCGTACTTCTGCTCAAGGTACTCAAGAGCACTACTACACCACCAAACTGGAAGACGCGATCATCGTCGCCATCAACAACAAAATGCACAACTGCCAGGATCCAGGCAACGCGCACTTCACCCACCTGGAAGAAGTGCAGTTCACCTACCGTAAAATCACCTGGACCCACGAAGTATCCGGTACTTCGGGTTCCGATGACTGGCGTGCTCCAGTCGTTTAA
- the glcF gene encoding glycolate oxidase subunit GlcF yields the protein MQTTLSEQSRQLPRAAEAEKILRTCVHCGFCNATCPTYQLLGDELDGPRGRIYLIKQVLEGAPATAQTQLHLDRCLSCRNCETTCPSGVDYHNLLDIGRAVVDQAVSRPAAQRLLREGLRALAPNPRLFKGLLQVGSTFRPLLPQIFESKLPQHLPTSGVRPAPRHARRVLLLEGCVQPGLSPNTNDATVRVLDRLGISVTPVVEAGCCGALDYHLDAQAKGLDRARQNIDAWWPHLQHGVEAIVQTASGCGAFIKDYGHLLENDPAYADKARLISERTLDLVQILAGEPLEQACAASERRIAVHCPCTLQHALKLGGAVEALLTRLGFNLTTVPDGHLCCGSAGTYSLTQPTIARQLRDNRLNALESGRPQLIVTSNIGCQSHLASAGRTPVMHWIELVDQSLAE from the coding sequence ATGCAAACCACCCTCAGCGAACAATCCCGACAGCTGCCCCGCGCCGCCGAGGCGGAAAAAATCCTCCGCACCTGCGTGCATTGTGGCTTTTGCAACGCCACTTGCCCGACGTATCAATTGCTTGGCGATGAACTCGACGGCCCGCGCGGGCGCATCTACCTGATCAAGCAGGTACTCGAAGGCGCACCGGCCACCGCACAGACGCAACTGCATCTGGACCGCTGCCTGTCGTGCCGCAATTGCGAAACCACCTGTCCGTCCGGTGTCGACTACCACAACCTGCTCGACATCGGTCGCGCGGTGGTCGATCAGGCGGTGTCACGCCCGGCTGCACAGCGGCTGCTGCGCGAGGGCCTGCGCGCACTGGCACCGAATCCGCGACTGTTCAAAGGCCTGCTACAGGTTGGCAGCACTTTTCGGCCGCTGCTGCCGCAGATCTTTGAAAGCAAGCTGCCGCAGCATCTGCCGACGTCCGGGGTGCGCCCCGCCCCACGACATGCACGCCGGGTGTTGTTGCTCGAGGGTTGCGTACAGCCGGGGCTGTCGCCAAACACCAATGACGCCACCGTGCGGGTGCTCGACCGGCTCGGCATCAGCGTCACCCCTGTGGTCGAGGCAGGCTGTTGCGGCGCCCTCGACTATCACCTCGACGCCCAGGCCAAAGGCCTCGACCGCGCCCGGCAGAACATCGACGCCTGGTGGCCGCACCTGCAACACGGCGTCGAAGCCATCGTGCAGACCGCCAGCGGTTGCGGCGCCTTCATCAAGGATTACGGGCATTTGCTGGAAAACGATCCGGCGTACGCGGACAAGGCGCGACTGATCAGCGAACGCACCCTGGATCTGGTGCAGATCCTTGCCGGTGAACCGCTGGAACAGGCCTGTGCCGCCAGCGAACGACGGATCGCCGTGCATTGTCCGTGCACCTTGCAGCACGCGCTGAAACTCGGCGGCGCGGTGGAAGCACTGCTGACGCGCCTCGGGTTCAACCTCACTACCGTGCCGGACGGTCATTTGTGCTGCGGTTCGGCAGGCACCTATTCGCTGACGCAACCGACAATCGCCCGACAACTGCGCGACAACCGGCTCAACGCATTGGAAAGCGGCCGCCCGCAGTTGATCGTCACCTCCAACATCGGTTGCCAGAGCCATCTGGCCAGCGCCGGTCGTACACCGGTAATGCACTGGATCGAACTGGTGGATCAGTCGTTGGCAGAATGA
- a CDS encoding DUF4123 domain-containing protein yields MPSDRITPKDWLAQQPLRSGERLYLIISAASDAEPLKPFYQQDAAPQLQPIWSGTPYADWLPVMPYLAEISPNASFLQWITETDALDWGWLAVSTSAPETVLEHLRSLTQVKMPDATEVFFRFWDGRHFHPIIEGLGATAGELLPVFQRYLINGQTLEVGRRAVPPAKEWPWWDIPQTLLDALAKKDHTTVVENLMQWLSEDCPELYFEFPEANLRRKVERFVRQNPNTEDMAERLAAELTKEVTS; encoded by the coding sequence GTGCCATCTGATCGAATTACGCCCAAGGACTGGCTGGCACAACAGCCGCTGCGGAGTGGCGAGCGCTTGTATCTGATCATCAGTGCAGCGAGCGATGCCGAGCCGCTCAAGCCCTTCTATCAGCAAGATGCCGCACCACAACTGCAGCCTATTTGGAGTGGAACGCCTTACGCCGATTGGCTTCCCGTAATGCCGTATCTCGCCGAGATCAGCCCCAATGCCAGTTTTTTGCAATGGATTACTGAAACCGATGCACTGGATTGGGGTTGGCTAGCGGTATCCACCAGCGCGCCGGAAACGGTGCTGGAGCATTTGCGCAGCCTGACCCAGGTAAAAATGCCAGACGCTACTGAAGTGTTTTTCAGGTTCTGGGATGGTCGACATTTTCATCCGATCATCGAAGGGTTAGGTGCTACGGCAGGTGAATTACTGCCGGTTTTCCAACGCTACCTGATTAACGGACAGACGCTCGAAGTCGGCAGAAGAGCAGTACCTCCCGCAAAAGAGTGGCCCTGGTGGGATATTCCCCAAACGCTATTGGATGCTCTCGCGAAGAAGGACCACACCACCGTCGTCGAGAACCTGATGCAGTGGCTATCAGAAGATTGCCCAGAATTGTACTTCGAATTCCCCGAAGCCAACTTGCGCAGAAAGGTTGAGCGCTTCGTGCGCCAGAACCCAAACACAGAAGATATGGCAGAGCGTCTCGCCGCAGAGCTGACAAAGGAAGTCACGTCATGA
- the hglS gene encoding 2-oxoadipate dioxygenase/decarboxylase HglS, which translates to MTVQPFISPDLIRQRFSKAMSDMYRKEVPLYGALMELVEQTNRDVLARQPDIARQLNSSGEIERLDRERHGAIRVGTASELATLARLFAVMGMQPVGYYDLTPAGVPVHSTAFRAVHEEALQVSPFRVFTSLLRLELIEDPALRAFAESVLAKRSIFTAAALQLIELAETAGGLNATQAEEFVLQALETFRWHHSATVSAAQYQTLSAQHRLIADVVAFKGPHINHLTPRTLDIDIVQAQMPAHGITPKAVIEGPPRRHCPILLRQTSFKALDEPIAFTDQPETRGSHSARFGEIEQRGAALTPKGRALYDRLLNAARDELGDFPNEGNAARYNALMTRHFAEFPDSVAGMREQGLAYFRYFPTAKGLAASGLGEVSLEDLLREDYVKAEPLVYEDFLPVSAAGIFQSNLGDAAQAHYGEHSNRQAFEQALGRSTLDELGLYAETQQRSLEDCEKALAVKLI; encoded by the coding sequence ATGACCGTGCAGCCGTTCATCAGCCCCGACCTGATCCGCCAACGCTTCTCCAAAGCGATGTCCGACATGTACCGCAAAGAAGTGCCGCTGTACGGCGCGCTGATGGAACTGGTGGAGCAGACCAATCGCGATGTGCTTGCACGTCAGCCGGACATCGCCCGGCAGCTCAACAGTAGCGGTGAAATCGAACGGCTGGACAGGGAGCGCCATGGCGCCATTCGCGTTGGCACCGCCAGCGAACTGGCCACCCTCGCCCGCCTGTTTGCGGTGATGGGCATGCAACCGGTGGGTTATTACGACCTGACGCCAGCGGGGGTGCCCGTGCATTCCACGGCGTTTCGTGCGGTGCATGAAGAGGCGCTGCAGGTCAGTCCGTTTCGGGTATTTACCTCGTTATTGCGCCTGGAGTTGATTGAGGATCCTGCGTTGCGCGCCTTCGCCGAATCGGTGCTGGCCAAGCGTTCGATCTTCACGGCGGCGGCCTTGCAGTTGATCGAGCTTGCGGAAACCGCCGGTGGCTTGAACGCAACGCAGGCCGAGGAATTTGTCCTGCAGGCTTTGGAGACTTTTCGCTGGCACCACAGTGCCACCGTCAGCGCCGCGCAGTACCAGACGCTGAGCGCCCAGCACCGCTTGATCGCCGATGTGGTGGCGTTTAAAGGTCCGCACATCAATCACCTGACGCCGCGCACCCTGGACATCGACATCGTCCAGGCACAAATGCCGGCGCATGGCATCACGCCCAAAGCGGTGATCGAAGGTCCACCACGGCGGCACTGCCCGATCCTGCTGCGCCAGACCAGTTTCAAGGCGCTGGATGAGCCGATCGCCTTCACCGACCAGCCTGAAACCCGTGGCAGCCACAGCGCGCGCTTCGGCGAAATCGAACAGCGTGGCGCGGCGCTGACACCCAAGGGGCGTGCACTGTACGACCGCTTGTTGAATGCCGCCCGCGATGAACTGGGTGACTTCCCCAACGAAGGCAATGCCGCACGCTACAACGCGCTAATGACCCGGCACTTTGCCGAATTTCCTGACAGCGTCGCGGGCATGCGTGAACAGGGGCTGGCGTACTTTCGTTATTTCCCGACGGCAAAAGGCCTGGCGGCGAGCGGGCTGGGCGAGGTTTCACTGGAGGATTTGCTGCGCGAGGACTATGTGAAAGCGGAGCCGCTGGTGTACGAAGATTTCTTGCCGGTGAGCGCAGCGGGGATTTTTCAGTCGAACCTCGGTGATGCCGCGCAGGCACACTACGGCGAACACTCCAATCGCCAGGCTTTCGAACAGGCGCTGGGGCGTTCGACCCTTGATGAGTTGGGGTTGTATGCCGAGACGCAGCAGCGTTCGCTCGAGGATTGCGAGAAAGCGCTGGCTGTGAAGCTGATCTGA
- a CDS encoding RHS repeat-associated core domain-containing protein, with product MNTPIGTLVLRVLDAKAPDVNLILKDFKNCLSDYKEWADGFWTGWALDVDQTFKVGNEVSITERKTETGAVKTYATCPLVGDFTLIHMFESARFVPIGNTPVKLEPVTKGTFYDDVTGPVIETMIGPSGIKVIEGAKKGQTYRITFFPNVSQNDVKALYNSYQGVISKLDGWLQSEWSSKFKPQWASYSAADRAGRSVILLKRALEGFEKALLQLWDDIKSLFELLANPRKNYEKLKKYLSDVEIDKLYAASKESIASGLLILSDEPLMFIYVSAIVAWVGMLPPQVVVDVMTAIASEFLINVLVGICLTGGAGLAVRAGTKVLSTVKSGEAIKYLEDLASTLMTLSNKHALPAHAEVSKPIIASAKNVPMKPAKTAALKIDEATTEAPKAGSRKAEPKSQLEGLSPTKQLPKTADTPKQEVKDASSFPRDKKKNQSTLQPKEKVDDVPDQSKTPDDKSATCAKKTCTNGCPVSMVTGEELLTITDGELGGLLPFSWTRLYRTSAAEIDCGLGYGWSHALAQRVAINGDEVVWTDHENRVTTFPLPSVQRPAITNSLSEAAIFIGEDPSELILTQAGEKPLFYHFRFNSKGATLIAISDNYDNRLQITRDIHGRIKRVDNGAGRALLVRYDRKHIVAIDYQQFIPADNLEDAWNTVQTLTTYEYDGHHRLIKATNALGESERYAYNEQNVILERQLAGGASFYWEWEKEGKSARCIHHWASFSQMDAHYAWDDKGSVTVTNADGSEEVYTHDDKARLVAKVDPDGAEHLKAYDDKGRLIAEKDPMGAVTEYQYNEAGRLVAVIPPEDAPTTYEYYNGFVRVVNRGDAKWIYWRNDQGDITEQVDPDGNSTHYAYDRQGRLLEIRHPDGSRHQLGWNNLGQLLEERLPDGGQRKYRYDALGRQITRQAETGAITHYQWDAANRLAQITLPGGATRAFTYNPYGRVTAERDELGRVTRYEYADNLHLVSRRINPDGSQLRYRYDNARLLLTDIENERGEHYQLDYYSNGLIQQETGFDGRRTAYEYDLNGKLLKKTEFGDDGSELVTDYQRDASGRLLVKTMPDGEEIHYSYDALGRLVNVDDGHWPLAYEYDVQDRLITEHQGWGTTRYEYDSVGQLSQCRLPDGSTLDYRHLSGGRLSSIDLNGSRLTTHQFAAGREQQRQQGVLLSQYQYDEQGRLQAHTVGQQDRNLFQRRYAYDANGNLAGIDDSRKGNRSYHYDPLDRLVSVRGATPETFAHDPAGNLLGQNDLPTANLANVKGNRLLMQGDRHYDYDAYGNLARERRGTGQQLVTEYRYDCQHRLIGVTLPGGSTASYKYDAFGRRIEKTVDGQTTEFLWQGERLIAESAENRYRTYIYEPGSFRPLAMLDGEGPLKATPFYYQLDHLGTPQELTDYSGEIMWSAKYRAYGNLAALDVAEIDNPLRFQGQYFDAETGLHYNRHRYYNPSTGRFLTPDPIKLAGGLNNYQYVPNPTGWVDPLGLMCEPCDDPDKAETSKTRETHYESLPKLPDHEDGYLYRGVHKGHPAEADAINGRVTPGKIEGDVSPEDHNYGGASSESPFTSWTRSPDIAKQFAKEDGIILRLKVGAPKEGDKWSWQYSEDRWGEQEVLLKGPREGDIEVFKP from the coding sequence ATGAATACCCCGATTGGTACCCTGGTTCTGCGTGTGCTGGACGCCAAAGCGCCTGACGTGAACCTGATCCTCAAAGACTTCAAAAACTGCCTGAGTGATTACAAGGAATGGGCGGACGGTTTCTGGACTGGCTGGGCGCTGGACGTCGACCAGACCTTCAAGGTCGGCAACGAAGTCAGCATCACCGAACGGAAAACCGAAACAGGTGCGGTAAAGACCTATGCCACTTGCCCGTTGGTAGGTGACTTCACGCTGATTCATATGTTCGAGTCGGCGCGCTTCGTGCCGATTGGCAACACTCCAGTCAAACTGGAACCGGTCACCAAAGGTACCTTTTACGACGACGTTACCGGTCCGGTAATCGAAACCATGATCGGCCCGAGTGGTATCAAAGTGATCGAGGGGGCCAAGAAGGGCCAGACCTATCGCATTACGTTTTTCCCCAACGTATCCCAGAATGACGTCAAAGCGCTCTATAACTCCTATCAAGGCGTTATCAGCAAGCTTGATGGCTGGTTGCAGAGCGAATGGTCGAGCAAGTTTAAGCCGCAATGGGCCAGTTACTCTGCAGCGGATCGCGCCGGACGTTCGGTGATTTTGCTCAAACGCGCCCTGGAGGGGTTTGAAAAGGCTCTGTTGCAGCTTTGGGATGACATCAAAAGCTTGTTCGAGCTACTCGCCAATCCGAGGAAAAATTACGAAAAACTGAAAAAGTACCTGTCGGACGTCGAGATCGACAAACTCTATGCAGCCTCCAAGGAGTCGATTGCTTCAGGGCTGTTGATCCTCAGCGACGAGCCGCTGATGTTCATCTACGTCTCCGCCATTGTTGCTTGGGTCGGCATGCTACCGCCGCAGGTTGTTGTCGACGTGATGACTGCCATCGCCTCGGAATTCCTGATCAACGTACTGGTGGGCATCTGCCTGACAGGTGGCGCCGGACTGGCCGTGAGAGCGGGCACCAAAGTCCTCTCCACCGTCAAATCCGGAGAAGCCATCAAGTATCTTGAAGACCTCGCGTCTACCTTGATGACACTCAGCAACAAACACGCCCTGCCCGCCCATGCGGAAGTGTCGAAACCAATCATCGCCAGCGCCAAGAATGTGCCGATGAAGCCTGCCAAAACCGCAGCGCTGAAAATCGATGAAGCTACCACTGAAGCGCCAAAAGCTGGCTCGCGCAAGGCTGAACCCAAGAGCCAACTAGAGGGACTGTCTCCCACAAAACAACTGCCTAAAACTGCAGATACTCCGAAACAGGAAGTCAAAGACGCCTCTTCGTTCCCAAGGGACAAGAAAAAGAACCAGTCCACTCTGCAACCCAAAGAAAAAGTCGACGACGTTCCTGATCAGTCCAAGACACCCGATGACAAAAGCGCCACTTGCGCGAAGAAGACCTGCACCAACGGCTGCCCGGTCTCGATGGTCACCGGTGAAGAGCTGCTAACCATTACCGACGGTGAACTCGGTGGCCTGCTGCCATTCAGTTGGACTCGACTCTACCGAACCAGCGCGGCTGAAATCGACTGCGGTCTAGGCTATGGCTGGAGCCACGCCCTCGCTCAACGGGTGGCCATCAATGGCGACGAGGTCGTGTGGACCGATCACGAAAACCGGGTCACCACATTTCCCCTGCCCAGCGTACAACGCCCGGCAATCACCAATAGCCTTTCGGAAGCCGCTATCTTCATTGGCGAAGATCCCTCCGAACTCATACTGACTCAGGCCGGCGAAAAGCCGCTGTTCTATCACTTCCGTTTCAACAGTAAAGGCGCGACGCTGATCGCCATCAGCGACAACTACGATAATCGCCTGCAGATCACCCGTGACATCCATGGTCGAATCAAGCGAGTGGATAACGGTGCTGGTCGTGCGCTGCTTGTCCGGTACGACCGCAAGCACATTGTCGCCATCGACTATCAGCAATTCATTCCGGCGGACAATCTCGAAGACGCCTGGAACACCGTTCAGACGCTGACCACCTATGAATACGATGGTCACCATCGGTTGATCAAAGCCACAAACGCTCTGGGAGAGTCCGAGCGTTATGCCTACAACGAGCAAAACGTAATTCTTGAGCGGCAACTCGCCGGGGGCGCAAGCTTTTACTGGGAGTGGGAAAAGGAAGGCAAGTCTGCACGTTGCATCCATCACTGGGCCAGTTTCTCTCAGATGGATGCGCACTATGCGTGGGATGACAAAGGCAGCGTCACCGTTACCAACGCCGATGGCAGCGAAGAGGTTTATACCCACGATGACAAGGCTCGACTCGTCGCCAAAGTTGATCCGGACGGTGCAGAACATCTAAAGGCCTATGACGACAAAGGCCGACTGATCGCCGAAAAAGACCCGATGGGGGCGGTCACGGAATATCAGTACAACGAAGCGGGTCGATTGGTCGCGGTGATCCCACCGGAAGACGCACCGACCACCTACGAGTACTACAACGGGTTTGTCCGTGTGGTAAATCGTGGTGACGCCAAATGGATCTACTGGCGTAACGACCAGGGTGACATCACTGAACAAGTCGACCCGGATGGCAACTCTACGCATTACGCCTATGATCGCCAAGGACGCCTGCTGGAGATCCGCCATCCCGACGGCAGCCGCCACCAACTGGGGTGGAACAACCTCGGCCAATTGCTGGAGGAGCGCCTGCCGGACGGCGGTCAGCGCAAGTACCGCTACGATGCGCTCGGGCGCCAGATCACACGTCAGGCTGAAACGGGTGCAATCACCCACTACCAGTGGGATGCGGCTAACCGTCTGGCACAGATCACCCTGCCCGGCGGCGCTACCCGTGCGTTCACCTACAACCCATACGGCCGCGTCACTGCAGAACGCGACGAACTGGGGCGCGTAACCCGTTACGAGTATGCCGATAACCTGCATCTAGTCAGCCGTCGCATCAACCCGGACGGCAGCCAACTGCGCTATCGCTACGACAACGCACGCCTGCTGCTCACCGACATCGAAAACGAACGCGGCGAACACTATCAGCTGGATTACTACTCGAACGGGCTGATCCAACAGGAAACCGGTTTCGACGGACGCCGCACTGCCTACGAGTACGACCTCAACGGCAAGCTGCTGAAAAAAACCGAATTCGGCGACGATGGCAGTGAGTTGGTGACCGATTATCAGCGCGATGCCTCTGGTCGCCTGCTGGTCAAAACCATGCCCGACGGCGAAGAAATCCATTACAGCTACGATGCGTTGGGTCGCCTGGTAAACGTCGACGACGGCCACTGGCCCCTCGCCTATGAGTACGACGTACAAGATCGCCTGATCACTGAGCACCAAGGCTGGGGCACCACGCGTTACGAGTACGATAGCGTCGGCCAACTAAGCCAATGCCGACTCCCTGATGGCAGTACACTCGATTACCGCCACCTCTCCGGCGGTCGGCTGAGCAGCATCGACCTCAACGGCTCACGCCTGACTACGCACCAGTTCGCCGCTGGCCGTGAACAGCAGCGCCAACAAGGCGTGCTGCTTAGCCAATACCAATACGACGAACAGGGAAGGCTTCAAGCGCACACCGTAGGTCAGCAGGACCGCAATCTGTTCCAGCGCCGCTACGCCTACGATGCAAACGGCAACCTGGCCGGCATCGATGACAGCCGCAAAGGAAACCGCAGCTACCACTATGATCCACTGGATCGTCTGGTCAGCGTTCGCGGCGCCACCCCCGAAACTTTCGCTCATGACCCAGCCGGCAACTTGCTCGGTCAAAACGATCTGCCCACTGCGAACCTCGCCAACGTCAAAGGTAATCGCCTGCTTATGCAAGGCGACCGGCATTACGACTACGACGCCTACGGCAATCTGGCCCGGGAACGCCGTGGTACCGGACAGCAACTGGTCACCGAATACCGCTACGACTGCCAGCATCGCTTGATTGGCGTCACCTTGCCCGGTGGCAGCACCGCAAGCTACAAATACGACGCCTTTGGCCGTCGCATAGAGAAGACTGTCGATGGCCAGACCACCGAGTTTCTCTGGCAAGGTGAACGCCTGATCGCCGAAAGCGCTGAGAATCGCTATCGCACCTACATCTACGAGCCAGGCAGCTTCCGCCCATTGGCGATGCTCGATGGCGAAGGCCCGCTGAAGGCGACGCCGTTCTATTACCAACTCGACCACCTCGGTACACCTCAGGAACTTACCGACTACAGCGGCGAAATCATGTGGTCGGCGAAATACCGTGCCTATGGCAACCTGGCAGCCTTGGACGTCGCCGAAATCGACAACCCTCTGCGCTTCCAGGGTCAGTATTTCGATGCGGAGACGGGGTTACATTACAACCGGCACCGCTACTACAATCCAAGCACCGGGCGTTTTTTGACGCCGGATCCGATCAAGCTTGCGGGTGGGTTGAACAACTATCAGTATGTGCCTAACCCTACGGGTTGGGTGGATCCGTTGGGGTTGATGTGCGAACCGTGCGACGATCCAGATAAAGCGGAGACAAGCAAAACTAGGGAGACACATTATGAAAGCCTTCCTAAACTTCCCGATCATGAGGACGGGTACCTGTATCGCGGAGTTCACAAAGGACACCCTGCAGAAGCCGACGCAATAAATGGAAGAGTAACTCCTGGAAAAATAGAGGGTGACGTTAGTCCAGAAGACCACAACTATGGTGGGGCATCAAGCGAAAGCCCATTTACCTCTTGGACAAGGTCTCCGGACATTGCCAAACAATTTGCAAAAGAAGACGGAATAATACTTCGCCTTAAGGTAGGGGCGCCTAAAGAAGGTGATAAATGGTCATGGCAATATTCCGAAGATCGTTGGGGCGAACAAGAAGTTCTTTTAAAGGGTCCTCGCGAAGGAGATATCGAGGTGTTTAAACCATGA